A stretch of Prunus dulcis chromosome 6, ALMONDv2, whole genome shotgun sequence DNA encodes these proteins:
- the LOC117631755 gene encoding kinesin-like protein KIN-14U isoform X1, translating into MLISTENEQISLVSVSAKESFQTSHMESNPDSIDGLPPVSYFSDSPPLPIICTDVNVIPEHEKNELQQSISNLEGEISQLKLRQRLWDEKRREALNKIIDIKGSIRVFCRVRPFLLMDKRRIREPISAGSEKIVVKSAGTRKGFDFDKVFPQETSQEDVFAEVKPILRSALDGHNVCIFAHGQTGTGKTFTMDGTSEQPGIIPRALKELFCQASLDSSSYITFSMSMLEVYMGSLRDLLSPKPACRPHEAVTRCNLNIQTDPKGLVEIEGLTEVQIVDFAKARWWYNRGRRVRSTSWTNVNEASSRSHCLTRITMFRHGDASEAKREVGKLWMVDLGGSERLLKTGATGLTLDEGRAINLSLSALGDVIAALRRKRGHVPYRNSKLTQILKDSLGAGSKVLMLVHVSPCEEDVGETICSLSFAKRARAAECNRELSEDLKSHREKRVKELEEDMREAEEECHKLKNQIQKVDLLLCENRKLFSTTYGPLEDEKAPISPEEYLKEAVEMPRKPEKTSKGNVSNSLPRFMTSTAASRQRRSAAEREVVGKARSLRSVTRSSIQFTASQSMSYSDPQIKAILQNSNRKSRYAPEAADTLPAESPKCNVSESSKTRSKLVTSSDPNLRVTLGRHRRWMSDLI; encoded by the exons ATGCTCATTTCAACTGAAAATGAACAGATCTCACTGGTTTCAGTTAGTGCAAAAGAGTCCTTTCAAACATCTCACATGGAATCAAACCCAGATTCCATTGATGGGCTTCCCCCggtttcttatttttctgattCACCTCCTCTTCCCATCATCTGTACTGATGTCAATGTCATCCCCGAGCACGAAAAGAATGAGCTTCAGCAGTCCATATCAAATCTTGAAG GTGAAATCTCACAGTTGAAGCTGAGGCAGAGGTTGTGGGATGAGAAACGGAGAGAAGCTTTGAATAAGATTATAGACATCAAAG GCAGCATTCGAGTGTTTTGTCGGGTCCGACCATTTCTACTGATGGACAAGAGAAGAATCAGAGAACCCATTTCAGCTGGATCGGAGAAGATTGTGGTTAAGTCAGCTGGAACAAGAAAAGGATTTGACTTTGATAAGGTTTTTCCTCAAGAAACCAGCCAAG AAGATGTATTTGCTGAGGTGAAACCAATTCTCAGATCTGCACTTGATGGGCACAATGTATGTATTTTTGCTCATGGTCAAACTGGCACTGGCAAGACATTTACCATG GATGGCACAAGTGAGCAGCCAGGAATAATTCCTCGAGCTCTCAAAGAGCTTTTCTGTCAAGCCTCTTTGGATAGCTCATCTTATATCACATTTTCAATGAGCATGTTAGAAGTTTACATGGGCAGTCTCAGAGATCTACTGTCCCCAAAACCAGCTTGTAGGCCACATGAAGCTGTAACAAGATG CAATCTCAACATTCAAACAGATCCAAAGGGATTAGTGGAAATCGAGGGTCTTACGGAAGTGCAAATCGTTGATTTTGCTAAAGCTAGATGGTGGTATAATAGGGGGAGGAGAGTTAGATCTACTTCTTGGACTAATGTAAATGAGGCATCTAGCCGGTCTCACTG CTTAACGAGGATAACCATGTTCCGGCACGGGGATGCTTCGGAAGCTAAAAGGGAAGTGGGTAAACTGTGGATGGTTGATCTTGGAGGAAGTGAACGGTTGCTTAAAACAGGAGCAACTGGACTAACACTTGATGAGGGAAGGGCCATAAATCTTTCTCTTTCAGCTTTGGGTGATGTCATTGCTGCTCTAAGGCGGAAGCGAGGCCATGTGCCTTACAG GAACAGCAAGCTTACGCAAATCCTGAAAGATTCCCTAG GTGCTGGTTCGAAGGTTTTGATGCTTGTGCATGTCAGCCCTTGTGAAGAAGATGTTGGGGAGACGATATGTTCTTTGAGCTTCGCTAAGAGAGCTAGAGCTGCAGAGTGTAATAGGGAATTATCAGAG GACTTGAAGAGTCACAGGGAGAAAAGGGTCAAGGAACTTGAAGAAGACATGAgagaagctgaagaagaatGCCATAAACTTAAAAACCAGATACAAAAGGTCGATTTGCTGTTATGCGAAAACAGAAAGCTCTTCTCAACCACTTATGGACCTTTAGAAGATGAGAAGGCCCCCATTAGTCCCGAAGAATATCTGAAGGAAGCTGTAGAAATGCCACGAAAGCCGGAGAAAACAAGTAAAGGCAATGTTTCAAATTCATTGCCTCGGTTCATGACTTCCACTGCAGCTAGTCGACAAAGGCGAAGTGCTGCAGAAAGAGAAGTTGTTGGTAAAGCAAGAAGTTTGAGGTCTGTGACCAGAAGTTCAATCCAATTCACAGCCTCACAATCAATGAGTTACTCAGATCCTCAAATCAAAGCAATCTTACAAAACTCAAACAGAAAATCGCGATACGCCCCGGAAGCAGCAGATACTCTCCCTGCAGAGAGCCCGAAATGCAATGTCTCGGAATCATCCAAGACGCGAAGCAAGTTGGTCACCTCATCTGATCCAAACTTGAGAGTTACACTTGGTCGTCATAGAAGATGGATGTCTGATCTAATCTAA
- the LOC117631755 gene encoding kinesin-like protein KIN-14U isoform X2, which translates to MHLQDGTSEQPGIIPRALKELFCQASLDSSSYITFSMSMLEVYMGSLRDLLSPKPACRPHEAVTRCNLNIQTDPKGLVEIEGLTEVQIVDFAKARWWYNRGRRVRSTSWTNVNEASSRSHCLTRITMFRHGDASEAKREVGKLWMVDLGGSERLLKTGATGLTLDEGRAINLSLSALGDVIAALRRKRGHVPYRNSKLTQILKDSLGAGSKVLMLVHVSPCEEDVGETICSLSFAKRARAAECNRELSEDLKSHREKRVKELEEDMREAEEECHKLKNQIQKVDLLLCENRKLFSTTYGPLEDEKAPISPEEYLKEAVEMPRKPEKTSKGNVSNSLPRFMTSTAASRQRRSAAEREVVGKARSLRSVTRSSIQFTASQSMSYSDPQIKAILQNSNRKSRYAPEAADTLPAESPKCNVSESSKTRSKLVTSSDPNLRVTLGRHRRWMSDLI; encoded by the exons ATGCATCTGCAGGATGGCACAAGTGAGCAGCCAGGAATAATTCCTCGAGCTCTCAAAGAGCTTTTCTGTCAAGCCTCTTTGGATAGCTCATCTTATATCACATTTTCAATGAGCATGTTAGAAGTTTACATGGGCAGTCTCAGAGATCTACTGTCCCCAAAACCAGCTTGTAGGCCACATGAAGCTGTAACAAGATG CAATCTCAACATTCAAACAGATCCAAAGGGATTAGTGGAAATCGAGGGTCTTACGGAAGTGCAAATCGTTGATTTTGCTAAAGCTAGATGGTGGTATAATAGGGGGAGGAGAGTTAGATCTACTTCTTGGACTAATGTAAATGAGGCATCTAGCCGGTCTCACTG CTTAACGAGGATAACCATGTTCCGGCACGGGGATGCTTCGGAAGCTAAAAGGGAAGTGGGTAAACTGTGGATGGTTGATCTTGGAGGAAGTGAACGGTTGCTTAAAACAGGAGCAACTGGACTAACACTTGATGAGGGAAGGGCCATAAATCTTTCTCTTTCAGCTTTGGGTGATGTCATTGCTGCTCTAAGGCGGAAGCGAGGCCATGTGCCTTACAG GAACAGCAAGCTTACGCAAATCCTGAAAGATTCCCTAG GTGCTGGTTCGAAGGTTTTGATGCTTGTGCATGTCAGCCCTTGTGAAGAAGATGTTGGGGAGACGATATGTTCTTTGAGCTTCGCTAAGAGAGCTAGAGCTGCAGAGTGTAATAGGGAATTATCAGAG GACTTGAAGAGTCACAGGGAGAAAAGGGTCAAGGAACTTGAAGAAGACATGAgagaagctgaagaagaatGCCATAAACTTAAAAACCAGATACAAAAGGTCGATTTGCTGTTATGCGAAAACAGAAAGCTCTTCTCAACCACTTATGGACCTTTAGAAGATGAGAAGGCCCCCATTAGTCCCGAAGAATATCTGAAGGAAGCTGTAGAAATGCCACGAAAGCCGGAGAAAACAAGTAAAGGCAATGTTTCAAATTCATTGCCTCGGTTCATGACTTCCACTGCAGCTAGTCGACAAAGGCGAAGTGCTGCAGAAAGAGAAGTTGTTGGTAAAGCAAGAAGTTTGAGGTCTGTGACCAGAAGTTCAATCCAATTCACAGCCTCACAATCAATGAGTTACTCAGATCCTCAAATCAAAGCAATCTTACAAAACTCAAACAGAAAATCGCGATACGCCCCGGAAGCAGCAGATACTCTCCCTGCAGAGAGCCCGAAATGCAATGTCTCGGAATCATCCAAGACGCGAAGCAAGTTGGTCACCTCATCTGATCCAAACTTGAGAGTTACACTTGGTCGTCATAGAAGATGGATGTCTGATCTAATCTAA
- the LOC117629565 gene encoding uncharacterized protein LOC117629565, producing the protein MALWSSSSSTSSPKGIVITVPALVLAASVAAIFFFFLLSSLSSSCSCSGHDAGGAPASATGGDVSVTRAGDGGGIHVSVSEGGGESIWSSKEDVEWVKDQIRVNGLHMQDNVLRKGINPRTRAEQLQDLLQFKGISHYEGPESENHTALPCPGELLTEEHHSNYGEPWAGGRDVFEFLAQSTHLKPESHVLEIGCGTLRVGLHFIRYLNAGHFHCLERDELSLMAAFRYELPSQGLLHKRPLIVKGDNMDFSRFGSEVVYDMIYASAVFLHMPDKLVWVGLERLTNKLKPFDGRIFVSHNIKFCSRLGGDECTKRLKSLGLEYIGKHTHDSLLFNHYEIWFEFRRSKA; encoded by the exons ATGGCTCTGTGGTCGTCGTCATCATCAACATCGTCACCAAAGGGGATAGTGATAACAGTGCCAGCGCTGGTTCTGGCGGCCTCAGTGGCcgcaatcttcttcttcttcctcttgtcCTCTTTGTCGTCGTCGTGCTCTTGTAGTGGCCACGACGCCGGCGGTGCTCCTGCTAGTGCTACCGGCGGCGATGTTAGTGTAACACGTGCCGGCGATGGTGGTGGTATACATGTCAGCGTGTCAGAGGGCGGAGGAGAGTCAATATGGTCGTCGAAAGAGGATGTGGAGTGGGTGAAGGATCAGATCCGAGTGAATGGGTTGCATATGCAGGATAACGTGTTGCGTAAAGGCATTAACCCTCGTACCAGAGCTGAGCAGCTCCAAGATCTCTTACA aTTCAAGGGTATATCTCACTATGAAGGACCTGAGTCGGAAAACCACACCGCCCTCCCGTGCCCTGGTGAGCTCCTTACCGAAGAGCACCACAGTAACTATGGTGAGCCTTGGGCAGGTGGGCGAGATGTTTTTGAGTTCCTCGCTCAGTCCACCCATCTGAAGCCTGAGTCACATGTCCTTGAGATTGGCTGTGGTACCCTCCGAGTCGGTTTGCATTTCATTCGCTATCTTAATGCTGGACACTTCCACTGTCTTGAAAGAGATGAGCTATCACTAATGGCTGCCTTTAGATATGAGCTTCCTTCCCAAGGTCTTCTGCACAAGCGCCCTTTGATTGTGAAAGGCGACAACATGGACTTCAGCAGATTTGGTTCAGAAGTTGTCTATGATATGATCTATGCTAGTGCAGTGTTTCTTCATATGCCTGATAAGCTTGTCTGGGTTGGATTAGAGAGATTGACAAATAAATTGAAACCTTTTGATGGGCGAATCTTCGTGTCCCATAATATTAAGTTCTGTTCGCGATTGGGAGGAGACGAATGTACAAAGCGGCTTAAGAGTTTGGGCCTGGAGTACATTGGAAAGCATACACATGATAGCTTGCTTTTTAATCACTATGAAATCTGGTTTGAGTTTAGGCGGTCCAAGGCTTAG
- the LOC117631762 gene encoding protein translocase subunit SecA, whose amino-acid sequence MHHSSRILSNTLCKKNSNLLLSFTGYSYNDCHLAPLFCRSIFSTTHLDNSWVNKIKGAFTGNKTSSDETNPGSSPESFTLLRFADEMKNARRIGAFKQYIVGRSSEATFADAFEKQEAIIRYLGGFDSTGENLNVTQKQEAAKHCNCTIADVENALAKFTWAREAQKKMENLQKEGKPMPKNINEVQKLMGSTPFDLAKSNLAKSGQISRNALCPCGSKKRYKRCCGKD is encoded by the exons ATGCATCATTCTTCACGAATCCTAAGCAACACATTGTGcaagaaaaactcaaacttgCTGTTATCTTTCACTGGCTATTCTTACAATGACTGTCATCTTGCTCCATTATTTTGCCGCTCGATCTTCTCCACGACGCACCTAGATAACTCATGGGTGAACAAGATCAAAGGGGCCTTCACCGGAAATAAGACCTCTTCAGATGAAACCAATCCCGGCTCTAGCCCTGAATCATTTACCCTGCTTC GATTTGCGGATGAGATGAAGAATGCTAGAAGAATAGGGGCATTCAAGCAATATATTGTGGGGAGAAGCAGTGAAGCTACTTTTGCCGATGCATTCGAGAAACAGGAAGCCATAATCCGATATCTTGGAGGATTTGATTCCACCGGAGAG AATCTCAATGTCACTCAAAAACAAGAAGCAGCAAAGCATTGTAATTGCACTATTGCtgatgttgagaatgcacttGCAAAGTTCACATGGGCTAGAGAAGCACAAAAGAAGATGGAAAACTTACAGAAAGAAGGGAAACCAATGCCAAAGAACATTAATGAG GTGCAAAAATTGATGGGTTCAACGCCATTTGACCTTGCCAAGTCTAATTTGGCTAAGAGTGGGCAAATAAGTAGGAATGCACTCTGTCCATGTGGTTCCAAGAAGAGATACAAACG GTGCTGTGGAAAGGATTGA